In the Augochlora pura isolate Apur16 chromosome 7, APUR_v2.2.1, whole genome shotgun sequence genome, GAGGCGCGAGGCAACGTTTCCACGAATGTCATTGAATTTTCAAGGTGTCCACGGTGTGACCGGTTCCGAAGAAGTCGGTCAACGTGTGTTCGACACCGAAGGGCACTCGTGTCGAGGAGGGAAAACGAAAAAACCGAAACAACCGGCTACGAAAAAGTGGCACGAGGCAGCGGCCGTTAACAAGAGGGGGCGGCGTGTCGGACAGTGTCGGTTTACCGATCTGGACTATCGGCTACGGGAACGCTTCGCCGAAGATCGCTTCATTATCTGATACCCGACGAACGCTTGAACCACGAGCCGGATCGGGTCGGGCCGCGCGTAAGGAATGGCCGATAAGATAGCATCGAAGAATCTGGAGTCGCGTTGCAGTATATAGAGACTCGCGTTTCTGGGGAAAGGGGAAAGAATTCACGAAAGATACGGAGAATGAAGCTGAGACTGGGTTTTTAGAATTATGCAGCGTGAAAAAAAGCTAGTCGAATAGCGACAAACTGTTATCTGTAGATAATTCTAGTATAAAATGTAGAGAGAAAAACCACGCGAAGTATacataaaaacattttcaaattatttcagatttctcCCATAGTATAGAAAAAAGGATACTAGTTAGATGTAGGTGGAAAAAAACTGGAGTAAATTCTCCGAGAATGGCCTTCAGTTTATAAGCAAAAATGGACAGCTTGGAAAGCggtttgtttttataattgcagACAATCTACGACTATATTAAGAAGGCCGCGAGGCTCGAAcgatcgtatctcctcttcgtAATCGATATTTCGTAATCGTAAtcttaatattgaataaagaCGGCCATATTGAATTGGTGTAGGCTAAATATTCGGTAGAAAGTTCGCACTCGAGCGAAAAGAGAATTTAGTTGTTCCCGTAATTGGTGGCGTTTACTGGATTTATCGGTGCACCGATTAGCCATGCCACGCTTCCTACTTCGGTGGGAAGTGACGTACGACTTCTCGAGGTTTTCTCCTCCGGCAAGGCCGACGACCGTTTCTTTTTGCGCGACGAGTACCGACCGGGAagcgtaaaaataaatcgtttaaatacGTCGGAAGTAGACGTATGCAAATCGAAAACCGTATCGCGTGCCCACATATGTAATTGCACGTTCCTCGACCGATGCATTCGAAACCGTGACGGAAAAAGTGCATtaacagtaaataatttatgccgCGTAGACAAAGTACGGTCGCTACACCATTTATGTAACACGTGATCGACGCGAATGAGATTAAGGATCGCTTATTGAATTCGCTCGTGCTCTGCTACCGACAAAAATCTGAAACTTTGCTTTGTATTACATCCGTATTGCATACCATAAAATTTGAAgtattcttcttatttttaaatagaacaaaaCAGCAGCAATTTTTTCTGATAAGCAGAGTTGGACATGGTTCGAATAATGTTTCgtataaattcttcgaagcaaattttattcgtaccAAATATACCATGCTctagcattttttaataataacaacggtataataaattttttaattccagtATACATTGTAGCAAAGATGGTGGAACGTCTAAACAAATTCAGTTTTCCATTCTAATGAAATAACGCGCGTCAATCACTTTCAGCGCTGGATAGGTTTAACATTAAGTAGttgagtaattaattatagacgGGCAGAGGGAAAAGAAAACGGAGAAGCAACTCCTCCATCGAGTCTCCGTTCCAGCTTCCGTCGGGGTCTGGCGCTTGTCCTGCCGTGAACCGTTCCTCTTTTGTTCGACGCGCGGCATGATTCACGGTTCTGTTTTGCAGTCGTTTTTCTCCGGCGCTCTTACCTCACCGTTCATGTAATCATCATTCTACCGTTGCAGTCTGCGGCGGCTGCGAACATTTGCGGATCGTTTCAACGACAACAGCCGTCGGACCGCGTCGCcttcttttcaaattttcacgAAGATTCTTTCACAAAGATTCGCCGCGAACGATCGGGTCAGGTGCAGTGCGCGCCGAGCAATTTACCGGGACACAATGCTGCGCACTTTTCTCTAACGTTACGTCACTTATCGTACGAGCATCTTGTGCGGTGAATCATCAAACTGAAATTCGTCCCGTCAGGCTCGCTCTCTCCTTCAACATATGTATACACGTTGCGAGGTGAGGTTGTGACACAAAAACGCGTGGCACACCGGCACCGATGTTCAAGTTCGTGCTCATTCAGTGGCCAACTATTTTTAGCAGTAGACCACTACTGTCACGCGCCTATATTATGACAAATGCccctccttccttccttccttccttccttcttccttCCTGGGAATCACGTGTTCGTTTTAAACGCCCCGTATAATCCCCATCCCTCCGTTTCCTTTTGCGCAAACGTATTTTTAGACAGATAGTTTTTGGAATGTCTACATCTAAAAGTAATCATACAACATTTCTTCTGccacttttattttctttcctaAAAGAATGCGAGctagtataatatttagcaGTGAGAATAAATATGTCAGAACTTGGCAGTACGTATGTATAAAGACTGTAGTGACTGCACTTTGTGTATTTGAATGTTTAGAACAACGAAAGGAGAAAAGGGGAAATTATGTTACACGATGACTCGAAATGCGAGGCATTCACGGGAGGATCGTCTGACTTTCGTCACCACAGGATCCGATAGCAAAGGAAAACACTCAAGGGAATGCCATAAATTAGACCCCGACCAGTACCGTAAACCAGGGACAGAATTCCACggaaattctttttcatttttccggGAAGCTTAAATCACTCTCGTAGGATATTAGTTGCTTTATCTAAGCACGTTGGTGATGTTAAAGCGCGCACAGTTAAGTcaaattcaaagtaattatcaattattgatGAGAGAACGTTTACATTTTGTGCAACGTATTTCGCGGGGATTGAATATTTCTTCACTATTTGCATCGCGGGCGAAGGACGCCGATGGGCGTTCGACCGTTATGGTCCTCGACTGCAAGAGAATTTTTTAGTGCGCGATCGAGCATTCAAAACATTCGTAAATGGTTCGCAGCCTGAATAAACGCGCTGTTTTATGtgccgtaaaaaaaaaatagtcacACTCCGCCAACGTTTGTTTTTATCCGCTGAAAAACGTATCGCCGTAATACtggattaaaaattgtgtgcTCTGTGTTTTGCACGTTAATTACCAAGCGATACCTTTTTACAGTTCCGTTTGGCAATATTAGTCAATCAGTTATCTGTTCCTCCAACAACGGTCAAACGATTCAATACATCTGGGAAATATTTAggcgaaatatttataaaacatatagGCGTAATCATTCATAAGATATAAACctcatacatatatacatgtatgacGGAGTAAGTATGGATGTCTATGCGTGTGTGAGTGTATGCGCGTGTGCATGTgtgtacatatgtaaatatctttcttttgtatgttgtgtgtgtgtgtacatTAGTTATAagtactttataattattgatctCAGGTTTTTTTCATTACTCCTTCCCTTTTACCCGATACCATCATACCGATCGACAATATGGATATATATCACTAAGCAAATCATCCCATATCGCACACCATTCGCATCccatttatacattattaaagcGAGAGAATTTATCACATAAGTCTAgctttaagtaattttattgtttggttttgtttaatatttttgtttgcgCCATGTAACCCACTAATGTAAAAGAgtagcaaataaaaaattttagaaaaaaaaaaaaaggttcgATTCCCCGCCGGggaagaaaattcttttgcagcattttacttttttctttcctttcgtcTTCTATACGTATCACTTTCTATTATAcctatatgttttattttatcttaaacttggaaaataacttttatccAAGCAAAGGACGATAATGCAACGAGATTGCAATACAAAATCCCAGGAAATAAATTAGACGGTATTTCGTCAGACTGATGGTTTAGcgtatctctttttctctgtaaCATCTACACGTTCCTGAGTTCGTGTGCCACTAATTCAGAGAAAAGGAAAGCTTGGGAAAGCACCGatatatttcgattatttcgaaatttcgttcgttttccAAAATGGACGTATTACTGGGACATTTATCCGGGTTCTAATGGCCTCGTTCAAAAAAAATCCGACACGTGACATTCAaacgcgaaaaaaaatttagGTTAAGGCCTCGTCGCGATCGACTGACTCCGTGCTTCTAAAAACCAAACAAAATCCACTCCAGCCTACATGGACGTGATTCCAACGAACTGTCACGAGAAACATCGATAAGAACAATTCAAAACACGTTCGAGTAGTTTTACGCTTTCTTCTATTGGTTCGATGAAGCCTCGTAATAAGGAGGGACTGATTTTTACGaaccaatttttatatttcgtatttcAGAGTAAGATTTTTTAGCATGGTGCTTTAGCCCCGGTGACTATTCAATGAGTATTCGTATTATGTAATCAATCGCCAGGAACGATTACAAACCTGTCCGACACAAAGTCACTCGTCGCACGCAACGCGAGGGGCGAGaggcgagaggcgagagacgagagacgagagacgagagacgagagacgagagacgagagacgagagacgagacGATCATCGGCACGCGGGCGAAGGCATGCACAAACATTGACACGGAGACCACATGAAACGTTGCACTAGGACTCTTCGCTGTCACTATCAAAGTCGACATGAAATTCCAGAATAATTCTGATGCCTAAACTCTCATGGGTTGCAATAAACTATGCTGTGAGCAATGCAAAAATCTCGAAGAAGcgtctaataaataataaataataaaacttcgCAGCGTGACAATAAAATATCCACAACTTAGGAGAAATGTTCACGTTCGAACCAAAAACGCGAAGAAAAAAGTTTTCGAGCTACACCGAACGCATCGCGAGATTCGAATTCCAACTTTAGAAAGGCTAATAATTGGTCGAGTTTGAAACCGTCGGACGATAAATTGACGATCGAACAGTCTCATGTATTCGTACTTTTCCCGCAGCAGTCGAACTGCAACGCTCGACTTGCTCGATCATAGAATCGTAGAACGAGATCGTGCACTCACCTTAATAatcttatatttctttttggtAGCCTGATTCAGGTCCTCGTGCACTTTGTCCAATAACCACAACAAGAATTCCTGAGCGTCGTGCTGCAAGTTCCCGCGATACTGGCTACCGTACTTGTCGACAACACTTTTGAACGCGTTGCTCATCTCCGGATCGTACTGACAGCTCCATATAGCCTTCAGTAAGAGGGCCAACTGTTCGGTGATCTCGCCTTTAGTCCCGTACTTCTTCGAGTTCAGTTTGTTCCGTCTGGAGAGATCGACCTTGTACTGATCCAGCACAAAGTACTCGGCGAGTATGTCCGTATGGGAGAGACACTGGAGCACGGCGTTCATGAAACACGTGTTACCGTGGTTGCGTAAACCTATGACCCCTGGCACTCGGTCCGGCGGTATATGCGCGGGCCTAGGCGGAGGGACCCTGATGTCCCCGGCGCTGGACCCTAGATCGTCTCTATGGGAGGTCTTATGGGTTTGCGCGCCCACGTTCGACATGTGCTGAACCATCCTGTTGATGAACTTCCTCCAGGACGGCCTGCGGAACACTTTCTTCTCCGAGTACGTTTGCCCGTTGCTGTGCAACCTGCCCATATGGGGCTGCTGCATGCTCTCCACTTGCTGCTGCATATTGTTTCGGTCCTTGTTGCCGCTCGTCCCGCCGCTGTTGTCTTTCGAGTCGCGGTTCTGTTTTGGACGTCGCCGTGACATCTTCGCGTTCTGAAACGGATTCCGCGGCAACGTGAAAGTACGCTTCAGCCGCGAAATCGACTCCCGTGTCTTCGCTTCGGACGATTTAACCTCTTCCACGCCCAGCTCACCCTCCGACACCGATTTCATCACCGCACTATTGGCCTTCTCACCGTCCATCGCCGGCCACGGAAACAACCGTTCGAGCCTTCCGCCTGCCCACCTTGCCCCGTTCACATCACGGCAGGATCCGTTGTTTCACGAGACACGATCGACACTACCGCGAACACACATCTAAACCATGTCGTGCCCGTCAACAACTGACCCGCGGAGAAAAAACGTCATACGCGTAACCCGCTCTCGTACGCTGCGGCGGCCATTTGCCTTTTATCACTCACGGCACGGGCTTCCACGATTCCGATTCCGTGACGCCTCTGTCATAAACCACGTAAACTCATTGATGGGGGGACGCGAATCGCTTGTATCTCACGCGACCTGACCTCTAGCCTGTATTCCACTGTAACGATTCGCTCCTGTTACCGAGAGTCTGAAATGTAGAATACGACACGATTTACTGTTGGTTAATCgcttatttaaaatcgattgaaacaataatttgatGAATTTAATCACGGACGAAATATACTTGCTGCGATATAAGCACGGACGATACCTCGTCTGTGCTGAAACTACTAGTCAAATTACCAACAGCTGGTTTTGGCTtacagtttgagcgttttgccactaGTTCAATGGACGCTGCACAGACTCGGAGCGGAGCTTCAGTTTTTCACCGGCAAGACACTACCGTCATCCACTCGCGTATGCAGATGCAGCTGGACCACTGAAAAAGAGGAGAGTTTTCGAATGTTGCCATTTggtttttcatataatatgtaaGCAATAAATTCTCCTGAACAATACTGTGTCTCTAAATAACCAAACATTATCTAAAACAATCTGCAAAAGAAAAGGGTTTATAACACCCTTTACGTTTTTTTTAGACTGGAGAAGCAGAGCGGACAAACCAGTCTTTTCCGTGTGTCATCATATATTAACATATGTCTCtgacaaaatattattgtcattataatttatgaccACGAACGCAACTTATACCTTACAAGTATTTGTTCGTCCCCTCGTTCAATCGACCGGCTTAAACAAATAATCCACGGTGGGACAGCTagcgaaaaattgttcaactgTGCCCTCTATGAAGAGATGTTAGGATTAAAGAGTGATCAAGTGTGATCGAGTGTGATCGTGGTCAAATGTGGTGATACGGTTGTTGCATTTGCACCGAAGgcttttaatttgttcaattttctatacGGTAATTAAGCAGTAGTAACGATGGCGGAGTTCGTAGAAAAGCGATGCGAGGATATGATCCCCGAATTAGAACAAATGGAGAAAATTAAGCTGTTTGATAAAAGTGAAATTCGGTAACTACGAGAGGTTATTCTACGATATCGTTCATCCGTGTTGTATGCTTAAAGATATTAATGAATACATTTCTATAGGGGCATCGCAAAAAAGTTCAAAGAGAATGAATACAAGATTCAGCGACATTCAAAAACCAAAGAAGACTATTTAcgatatatacaatatttaatggaCCTTCTTAAATTGATCAAGCAACGTAGAGatgtaagaattttatattcttcaaGTGTATGTAAAAAAAGATCGTAatcaatgttattttatttagaaattcggTATTCAACAAAAGAAGTCAGAAATCGATCACATCATTacaaacaaaatgaattatttgtacaaaGATGCAATATTTAAGTTTCAAGATGACATACGGTTTTGGATtgcttatataaaattttgtaagcATGTTGTAAGtatcgttttaaataataacattttatcagttccatttattttttaacgagtcaATAAGGATATGATATTTGATAGCATTTTAAAAACAGTGTTAGTCACATATTAGCTAGGATGTTGCAAATACATCAAGATAAGCCAAAATGTTGGCATATTGCCGCTCTATGGGAgctagaagaaaataaaaacaagcAGACGGCTCGTCAATTCCTGCTTAGAGGATTACATGTACACCCAACTTCTCAACTATTATATACAGATGCTTTCAGgtatagatatttaaatgttttcaattaatgtttacaaataaattcgtacCAAGGTTATATATCATTCAGATTAGAATTGGATGAGGTATCATCCGATGATCAAAAGAGTGAAACTATTAATGAcccagcagcaacaacaacagtaATGGAAGATGACATGTCCATAGGATTAAAAAGGGcacatattatatatcagCAAGCATCAAAATGTATCAAGGATATTAAGTTCATTGTGGAATTGCTCAATATTGCAAAGGAACGTAATAACACAGAGaaactgcaaaataaaattgttaggtaggtaaagaaaaataatgcgTTATTAAAGTAAGTATATCATACAAATCTCTATTACAGTGATATGATACAAGAGTATGCTCATGAACCCTTAATGTGGGACACAATGGCAAGAAGAGAACTGGAAGGACTTGTTCAGCCTTCCCTCGATGATACTGCTATGGAAATTGATAGTTCAGAACAGATTTCATTAAGAGATCGCATAACTTCCTGCAATAAAGTATACCAGACAGCacttaaaaagattaaaactGATGAAATGTGGACATTGTATATAGAATGTCTACTAGAAATTAATCAGAAAGGTTCATTGcccaattttaaaagaaaattattaaaaattgcatttactCAAGCACACCAggcaaaaaaattgaaagaaaagtaTTACTTGCATTGGgttcgtaatatttttcagtacTGTTTGtcataatacttaataatataaagtacaaTGAACTCTTTTGCAGGTTAATATGTTAAATACTGAGCAAAAAAGCGGTactacagaaaataaaataaaagaaattttgtgtATGGCTACTGAAGCCATACCAAATAGTGTAAGTTTGTGGCATGCTAGGCTGAGGTACTTGTTAGCTTCCGGTCTAGAAGAGGACGCCGAAATTGTTTTTCCAAAGGTATACTATTTGTGTAAGGTTTACTATTACTGTAAAGTACATATTAAATCTACAAATTGGCATATATAACGACGTATGTATTaggcaattaaaattcttggaGACAAATCATTACCTTTATGGAAAATGAGGATATTACATATGCAAGCTAAAAATCCTGAAAGAACAGAGGAAGTATTCCAAGCAGCTCTACTAGGACATGCAAATGTAGCTCAAGAAATAAAACCTACTTACATTGAGTGGCTGGTTCTAACAAAAAGTGTGTACATGCAATGAAATTATGACTAGTGGTTTTTATGTTACATGTAATGTTTGTTGTAGACATACAAGCGGCAAGAAAAGTTTACGACGATCTCTGTCTGCAACCACCATTTAGCCTTGAAATGCATAAAAAGAtgacagaactagaattaatgCAACCTGAAATATCATTGAAACGCTTTAGAAAATGTCATGACATGTCAACGTTACAGTTTGGCAAAAATAACACAAGCGTTTGGATAGATTAcattaaattcgaaatgaaACATGGTGATCCAACGAAAGTTGGAGACTTGCACAGAAGAGCTGTGAAAACATTAGAACCGGGATTGAcggattcttttatttcagaatacAGTTTGATGAAGGCAGATCCAAATTATTTGAACGTAGATACGTAAGTACCAACAAAATACAGTGAAGCGTGTCGGACAAATATATTAGTAAGTGACACAATGAACGAGAACGTTTTATATGTTTAAGCAGAATTCTGACCAATAGATGTACATAAACATCACGCAGATTCAAGCGGTATTTCCTTTTCCATTCGCGTGAGAACAATATTGCGGTCCGTTTCATTAGGTAATCGTGTTCTATCTCCGGTTTTCAACGTAGCTCTCATGTCTAAACACATCACGTCCGTTGATAATGAGTGTTCTTTGTCATCCAGAttgctttcaatttttagaagTAAACTTTCGAGATTGTTGTACGCTTCTCTGAagggaaaataagaaaatacagatataaaatagactaactgaaaaaaaaaacgattatTGTATATCCATCCTatcgcattttttaaatgcccAATCAAAAACAATCacacgatttatttaaaactttgGCAAATGTGTGCACGTACTTGGAGTCGtgtataacttttttcaaatcttTTTCAGTCTGTCGCAACTGTAAGACTTCATCTTTCAAACCTCCGTCTACTTCATCACGGCAGAGCTCAAAGCCAGGACGATAAGTGCGATTCTCTAATCTTGTTTCTGCGCATTTTATTGAGTCAGTCTTATGTAAAAGTGCATCCTCCAGCCGTACAATTTCTTTCTGCATGATCtccatttctttttgtatctgtaaattgtaattagatGGACCTCTATATTAACTGCTTTATCATCAGCCTATTCTTGTAGATGTGAGTACTGCGCGTACCTTAAGCTTCTGCCATTCCAGTTCGTTACGACCTTTTTGTGTCTGGTATATTCGTTTCCGTAAACTAAAATCTGTTACATCCTGTTGAGCCTTAATATCATTTCGTGCACGTTCTCGCATGACGTTCATAGACTCACGAAAATTGTACACATCGTTCAACTCATTGTCAGCTAGCATTTTGGACTGCTGACAATGTTCCATCCAATTTTCATaagatattatactataaaaacgatgctactattttatatttgtttatcaGTTACATTCCTTATTATCActcttattatttacataatctTACCCTTTTGGAACTCTTAACGCGTTTGGTTTAAAGCTGATGTTCGCACACGTTCGATCCAAACTTAGATtttctttatctatttttatagtcTCATCCTTGTCTTCGACTTCTAATGCGATTTTAAATCTAACTTCCTCTAGTCGATTTAGTTTCTCCCATGCAGCTTGAATTCTATGAAAGACACAATAGAGAGTATTTGCAGTcatctatatacatattaatatcgtACCTTTGAGTCAATG is a window encoding:
- the LOC144472069 gene encoding U3 small nucleolar RNA-associated protein 6 homolog isoform X3, with amino-acid sequence MAEFVEKRCEDMIPELEQMEKIKLFDKSEIRGIAKKFKENEYKIQRHSKTKEDYLRYIQYLMDLLKLIKQRRDKFGIQQKKSEIDHIITNKMNYLYKDAIFKFQDDIRFWIAYIKFCKHVHFKNSVSHILARMLQIHQDKPKCWHIAALWELEENKNKQTARQFLLRGLHVHPTSQLLYTDAFRLELDEVSSDDQKSETINDPAATTTVMEDDMSIGLKRAHIIYQQASKCIKDIKFIVELLNIAKERNNTEKLQNKIVSDMIQEYAHEPLMWDTMARRELEGLVQPSLDDTAMEIDSSEQISLRDRITSCNKVYQTALKKIKTDEMWTLYIECLLEINQKGSLPNFKRKLLKIAFTQAHQAKKLKEKYYLHWVNMLNTEQKSGTTENKIKEILCMATEAIPNSVSLWHARLRYLLASGLEEDAEIVFPKAIKILGDKSLPLWKMRILHMQAKNPERTEEVFQAALLGHANVAQEIKPTYIEWLVLTKNIQAARKVYDDLCLQPPFSLEMHKKMTELELMQPEISLKRFRKCHDMSTLQFGKNNTSVWIDYIKFEMKHGDPTKVGDLHRRAVKTLEPGLTDSFISEYSLMKADPNYLNVDTNQM
- the LOC144472069 gene encoding U3 small nucleolar RNA-associated protein 6 homolog isoform X2 is translated as MAEFVEKRCEDMIPELEQMEKIKLFDKSEIRGIAKKFKENEYKIQRHSKTKEDYLRYIQYLMDLLKLIKQRRDKFGIQQKKSEIDHIITNKMNYLYKDAIFKFQDDIRFWIAYIKFCKHVHFKNSVSHILARMLQIHQDKPKCWHIAALWELEENKNKQTARQFLLRGLHVHPTSQLLYTDAFRLELDEVSSDDQKSETINDPAATTTVMEDDMSIGLKRAHIIYQQASKCIKDIKFIVELLNIAKERNNTEKLQNKIVSDMIQEYAHEPLMWDTMARRELEGLVQPSLDDTAMEIDSSEQISLRDRITSCNKVYQTALKKIKTDEMWTLYIECLLEINQKGSLPNFKRKLLKIAFTQAHQAKKLKEKYYLHWVNMLNTEQKSGTTENKIKEILCMATEAIPNSVSLWHARLRYLLASGLEEDAEIVFPKAIKILGDKSLPLWKMRILHMQAKNPERTEEVFQAALLGHANVAQEIKPTYIEWLVLTKNIQAARKVYDDLCLQPPFSLEMHKKMTELELMQPEISLKRFRKCHDMSTLQFGKNNTSVWIDYIKFEMKHGDPTKVGDLHRRAVKTLEPGLTDSFISEYSLMKADPNYLNVDTLSQL
- the LOC144472069 gene encoding U3 small nucleolar RNA-associated protein 6 homolog isoform X1; this encodes MAEFVEKRCEDMIPELEQMEKIKLFDKSEIRGIAKKFKENEYKIQRHSKTKEDYLRYIQYLMDLLKLIKQRRDKFGIQQKKSEIDHIITNKMNYLYKDAIFKFQDDIRFWIAYIKFCKHVHFKNSVSHILARMLQIHQDKPKCWHIAALWELEENKNKQTARQFLLRGLHVHPTSQLLYTDAFRLELDEVSSDDQKSETINDPAATTTVMEDDMSIGLKRAHIIYQQASKCIKDIKFIVELLNIAKERNNTEKLQNKIVSDMIQEYAHEPLMWDTMARRELEGLVQPSLDDTAMEIDSSEQISLRDRITSCNKVYQTALKKIKTDEMWTLYIECLLEINQKGSLPNFKRKLLKIAFTQAHQAKKLKEKYYLHWVNMLNTEQKSGTTENKIKEILCMATEAIPNSVSLWHARLRYLLASGLEEDAEIVFPKAIKILGDKSLPLWKMRILHMQAKNPERTEEVFQAALLGHANVAQEIKPTYIEWLVLTKNIQAARKVYDDLCLQPPFSLEMHKKMTELELMQPEISLKRFRKCHDMSTLQFGKNNTSVWIDYIKFEMKHGDPTKVGDLHRRAVKTLEPGLTDSFISEYSLMKADPNYLNVDTILTNRCT
- the LOC144472069 gene encoding U3 small nucleolar RNA-associated protein 6 homolog isoform X4, producing MFVSHILARMLQIHQDKPKCWHIAALWELEENKNKQTARQFLLRGLHVHPTSQLLYTDAFRLELDEVSSDDQKSETINDPAATTTVMEDDMSIGLKRAHIIYQQASKCIKDIKFIVELLNIAKERNNTEKLQNKIVSDMIQEYAHEPLMWDTMARRELEGLVQPSLDDTAMEIDSSEQISLRDRITSCNKVYQTALKKIKTDEMWTLYIECLLEINQKGSLPNFKRKLLKIAFTQAHQAKKLKEKYYLHWVNMLNTEQKSGTTENKIKEILCMATEAIPNSVSLWHARLRYLLASGLEEDAEIVFPKAIKILGDKSLPLWKMRILHMQAKNPERTEEVFQAALLGHANVAQEIKPTYIEWLVLTKNIQAARKVYDDLCLQPPFSLEMHKKMTELELMQPEISLKRFRKCHDMSTLQFGKNNTSVWIDYIKFEMKHGDPTKVGDLHRRAVKTLEPGLTDSFISEYSLMKADPNYLNVDTILTNRCT
- the LOC144472072 gene encoding tektin-B1, giving the protein MVKTMWDTYMNNARLADRLTELSRWREVLQSFLDKLLSEIHLLKDEKADAEKELENINYPLQVTAQCISMRDCRRGTELTYDEADTELKKELCVIENVKHSLTQRIQAAWEKLNRLEEVRFKIALEVEDKDETIKIDKENLSLDRTCANISFKPNALRVPKGIISYENWMEHCQQSKMLADNELNDVYNFRESMNVMRERARNDIKAQQDVTDFSLRKRIYQTQKGRNELEWQKLKIQKEMEIMQKEIVRLEDALLHKTDSIKCAETRLENRTYRPGFELCRDEVDGGLKDEVLQLRQTEKDLKKVIHDSKEAYNNLESLLLKIESNLDDKEHSLSTDVMCLDMRATLKTGDRTRLPNETDRNIVLTRMEKEIPLESA